ATCTCCTCTCGAAGAACCCTACAGCTTTATAACAAGTCAATCCCCCGGCATGCATTGTGGTAATTATCATCAGGAAGGAACAAACAATATCAGAGATATGATCGGACTCCTGTAAGATCTGCATAATGGCGATCACACACAGGATATAAAGGTACAGCGACTCCACCACATTGACTTGTTTCTTCCTGTATGGTTGAAACATGCTGTGTACAGTCAGGATGAAGGCGCAAATGATAATCGTGACAACCTAAATGACCAAACATACAAACTAATTTGAGCGTTTTATGTTTGCTGTAATCACAGCGAGAGTTTTTTAcgctaacgtttcgagcgttagcccttcgctctgatTCGAAACGAGATTTACGTCTTTATGGtagccaattcacattatcaactcagttaaccctttaactcccagatcaaatttgtaattctcctttctgtcaaccgtactattcttataatgttcgttcagagaatttagtattaaatcaactagttatccccaaattgttttttactttattctcatcacttatctggttgatattgcatcgatattgtaaggagaaattctgtcttggttcttcatgggagttaaagggttaatagatccaaattatcttgtaataggTTGCAGACGATTAGTTACTTTCCATGTTATTTACCATCCGCCTCAAATTGTGCTGCTTTCTAAGGGCCATGTATTTATGGATTCGGCTTACAAAGTAGACCCCGATTCTTGCAACGACCGAAAAAGTATTCCGTTATGATTGAGACTTTAGTTCTAGAACTTTCATTTTTGTGGCAACATGACAATTGTCATATCaaacgcgttttttttttttcagtgtttccCAATAGAAATGCGAATAAAAATGGTTGCGTAGTGCCTCAATGTCCGATTAAAGCATCGTGATTTCTTCAATATGAATAGATTTCCGtttaaaaatcatattttgttaATAACACTCACCTGCTTTGTGAACCAATGAGGAATGAACGAGTAACTGaacagcaacaacaacctcCGAAACATATCCACTGACCACCACCATCTACATTGCGGGCGTAGACCAGTGATAAGCGTGTTGACATACTGTGGGTCAACCTTCCAATAACCTTTAGTCAAGATAAGTACAACCACAGGCAGGGAAATAACGAAGCCAAACAGAACCACGAATGCAACTACGGTCATTGCTAAATGTTCCCCTCGGAAGCACTCCACGTTACCATcgtaaaagaaaatcaatttccCACCAACTTTGGGGCAGTGCAGCAACATGAAAGACGTAACGGCGAGATAGTTGTACACAAAAAGTGTCATCAGCCAGAACGACTGTAGGCTCGAATGTTTACGAAGTTTGAATCTCACGAGGTAAAAATTTGCGCTTAGAATGTAAGATATAATAAAGACGAGAAGAGTAACAAGCGGCATCAGGTATCCCATGGCAACAGCGAACAAATTCGTCATCCCTTTTACAATACACATGTGCGTGAAGTATAAGAAAGGGCCGCCAAAGTTGAGTATGTTTCCGACAGAAATTACTACCCGCCCGACATGATTGTTTGGTTTGAAGATGAAAGGGAGGACCTGGAAGAAAAACAGGGGTCCTCGAAGCTCGCTAGACAGGCTGGGATTGAGTATAATGATGATGACGCATACAACGACAACGGCGATGACGGAAATAACAATAATCCAATAAGCACCGTCACACTGAAGACACTCTGCCGATCTGAAAGATAAATACAAAGATAAATTACTGTGGGCTCATTATTGTTGCCTGACCTTACCGTTGTTTTCCTAACATGAAGCGACAAGGAGTATTGGTACTCCTCTTGAACGAGATGCATTTCTGTTAGTTCGTATGCTTGCTCTCTCAGCTATAAAAAGATCAACCCACACTTACAATAATTCCGTAGTAATGATCATAGATATCGAGATTTAACCACCTTCTATAAGCCAATCAGGTGTAAAGAATAGAATATGGCCAGTAGAATGCATATGGTTTGAACTCACCTTAGACCGACACTAAGGCCTTGCTGACATTTGCCACAGAGTACCCCTGTCCTGTTATGATTACACTGATTATCGACATACTTCGGTTTGAATACACATCCGGGCAAGTCGCCTTCTCCCTCGCAGCGGCAGTAATCAGGAGGACAGAAGTACGTTACCAGGCGACCATTGACTTCTCCTCCCCACTGCCCCTTTTTCAAGTAGATTGTACCGTCACCGTCATCACATCTGTTATCAAAGTCGGTAAGTTTATAAAAGCGAACATTGTCAGTCATGGAAAGGTTAATATTCTTttataaccctttcactctcaagatctgattgttattctcccctctagctgctacacatttccttgtaaattagttacaagaatttggtgcttgatcaagataacaatttcctcctgataagtttgagtattctcaatacctAATTCCTGGATAAAGTGTGAATTTCATAGGGAGGGTATTTGTttatcacttgtgggagttataGCGTTAAACACATGTCACAGCGGGGGTCCGAAATGCTTGAGAATCCAATCAGCAAACTAACCAACATGTAATGAGTGCCTTTCAGAGAATATCAAagtcagtatctgggcaactgcaCACTTActcctcccttaacccaaccacagtcaactgataacaagttagggttaatgttgggtgggaggggggggtaGGTGCGTGGTTTGCTCAGATACGCAGATTGAACCCAAATACGGACTCAAAGTTAGTTAAAACACAAACACTGGAAAGCCTTCACCTTTGCACACCCTCGATCGTTTTGTCACATTTGCACTTTGTCCCTTCAAACTTGAATCCTGGTTTACAAGGAACTGCGGTCACGTTAAACATGTATCTGTTCTTGAGTGTTGAAAAGATGTCTTCCAACTGAAAATGATGTACTGACTTATTTTTCACCTCATTGTATACAGTTCTGTTGGCCAGCTGATACGTTAACGGTAAAGATTGCTTGGTGACGGGAGACAACAGATGCATGACGTTATCCAGTTGAAGTTTGGGTTCAGTGTCAGAGATACCCGTTTCAGACAAAGTCGCAATGGTGAAGATGGTGTGGTTTAGTTCATCGTAACCCTGGATATTAAGGGACACATCCTCGCCTGGTGAGAGCTGGAACAAGCAGGAAAAATAACATCACTTACTGACTTTAGCATGGCCTACAGGAAGCACGCGCTTCGGTTTGTAGAAAAAAGCTAGAACTGATAGCGCAGCATGTCATGTCTTGAAGGCGAGAGCCGGACACTAGAGTCCGGAATCGGACACCAGTATCTTTAATCGGACACTGATGTCTAAGAACGGACACTAGTATCTAAAGTCGGACACTAGGACACAAGTGGACTGGAATGAATTTCGTCTTCGCACAGCTTTGAAGTTGGGACAAAGTTTTGCCTAAATTTATACTTtaagccttttttaaaaattagatgttagtcactcttaggggttaaagagttaaaactctttaacccctaagagtgactaacatctaatttctctctacaatatcacttctgaatcatacattaaggtcatgagaataaacgaaatgatcaccaactaaagaggctcttgattgttaaacaaattctccttgttagcaccttaagaaatgtatggagaacagtatggagaatgtgcattctgatgttggggtgtagagggttaaacGAGAGAGGGGGGCTTGAGCTTAACCTACCTCTACATTCATGTCTTGATTCCCTTCTACTTGAAAGTGGTGTGTATCAGTTGCAATGTCATACTCTGGTCCAGTTAACGCCTTAAAATCCTTAGCGGGAAGGATGAAATTATCGTGATACTCAAACGTATTATTCCAACGGATTGCTTCTTGGACACTGTGAAAAGGATACTTCTCGTACCACAGACAGGCACTAAGTGTCGAAATGTATACGGCGGCACCTTTGACTTTGGCACTGTTCTTTACGAATGACACTTTTGCCTTTcgaagtagaaaaaaaaacctttcgtTTAGTTATCTTTGTGATTAGCTTGTGCGCAGAAGCTTTCTAGAACTTAGGGTTGATTTTATGATATTGCTCTGCACATAATTGTGCTCGCTCGCTAATGGGTGGAAATAGTGTGCGCTCAAAAACGCTCCGAGGTGGGCTATTATCGCGGGAAAAAATCGAGAAAAGTTGAATGaaaattctttgtttaatcTTTGTAGTGTACTCGTCTGTGAGAATGGTCACTGGCAGGTGTGTGTTTCACTTCGTGCAACTACGCCTGAAGTGCATTGCATGCAATGCAGCTGGTCCTAAGCCAAATTGGTTTAGCAGCTCAACCACATAAAACGAGGTCCGCTAAAAGATTCTATAAACAGTCAGTAACTTGAAGGACAGAGCTGGTAAGGGCCTAGCATCGTATTGGCTGAGATGTAACAAATCAGTGAGAGCCACAGTTCTTGAGACAACATATTCGGAGATCTTACCTTCCATTTGGATGGTGCAGTCTTCGCTTCGCTGTAAGTGACAAAACAATCCGGATTATACTCATGAATAAATTCATACTTCGACCTCGTAAGTACAAGAATTGCTCCGCCAATACCACTAGCATAATTCTGAAGGAAAATCATCTGACTACTCGGGTGCAGAATAATCTGACTGGAGCTTAAAAGAGCAGCCCCTC
This is a stretch of genomic DNA from Pocillopora verrucosa isolate sample1 chromosome 12, ASM3666991v2, whole genome shotgun sequence. It encodes these proteins:
- the LOC131791539 gene encoding uncharacterized protein — encoded protein: MFLFASLMVVFTSVGASLELFISQKHGVDNSSCLQRNASKPCGSLSYALKILNESAFNEETVFVFSIEDRRYSLQENVQILQPRIDRYIYITSGSVSTVIRGLDTSAITIGLQEAKATSTFNIHVSNIEFEQFSPNVAAVVMVWQSNNISFNNCEFRNNSRSGLNAFDSGVKIEECSFVNNTSNMQKLKELDSRVIPTSVSVSGGAGFVFEQAVGLTLVIRNSNFSGNSAAVNKSENFIPPNPLSLLPGLNLIGGGLLIVFRSDANSCSALVEDSSFDRNHATFGGGLYYASSQLAAGNSIEIKRSSFSKNRASQSGGGISLTVSGAVSGNAICVTQCVISENWSRRGGGLNVFLMSYFGPFTESLMQFKNVTLDGNSGRASAAVRLDTTLPVGFPINVIPEFIDCIIQHHCANYLTYTSPFMSQRVSAKFTGRNIFRENHGAGAIEYQEGRILVNGSLEFVKNSGSFGGAALLSSSQIILHPSSQMIFLQNYASGIGGAILVLTRSKYEFIHEYNPDCFVTYSEAKTAPSKWKAKVSFVKNSAKVKGAAVYISTLSACLWYEKYPFHSVQEAIRWNNTFEYHDNFILPAKDFKALTGPEYDIATDTHHFQVEGNQDMNVELSPGEDVSLNIQGYDELNHTIFTIATLSETGISDTEPKLQLDNVMHLLSPVTKQSLPLTYQLANRTVYNEVKNKSVHHFQLEDIFSTLKNRYMFNVTAVPCKPGFKFEGTKCKCDKTIEGVQRCDDGDGTIYLKKGQWGGEVNGRLVTYFCPPDYCRCEGEGDLPGCVFKPKYVDNQCNHNRTGVLCGKCQQGLSVGLRSAECLQCDGAYWIIVISVIAVVVVCVIIIILNPSLSSELRGPLFFFQVLPFIFKPNNHVGRVVISVGNILNFGGPFLYFTHMCIVKGMTNLFAVAMGYLMPLVTLLVFIISYILSANFYLVRFKLRKHSSLQSFWLMTLFVYNYLAVTSFMLLHCPKVGGKLIFFYDGNVECFRGEHLAMTVVAFVVLFGFVISLPVVVLILTKGYWKVDPQYVNTLITGLRPQCRWWWSVDMFRRLLLLFSYSFIPHWFTKQVVTIIICAFILTVHSMFQPYRKKQVNVVESLYLYILCVIAIMQILQESDHISDIVCSFLMIITTMHAGGLTCYKAVGFFERRFKCLCPKPCPSQRSYGSMGETAIDRSIDEAQRRRKDIFDTIFDKSEDDNGN